GGGCGGACGTCGACCGTTGACGTGTTGCTCAACTGCGCCGGCACCTTCGGGCCCATCGGTCCGCTCGACCAGACCGACAGCGCCGAGTGGCTGGATACCATCAAGACGAACCTGTTCGGCACCTATCTGGTCACCAAACACCTGATGCCGCTGCTGGCCGGCTCCGACGACCCCCGCATCCTGAATTTCTCCGGCGGCGGTGCGTTCAGCCCGTTCCCGAACTACAGCGCCTATGCCTGCTCCAAGGCGGCCGTCGTCCGGCTCACCGAGTGCCTGGCGGCGGAGTTGGCCCCGCGCGGGATCACCGTCAACGCCGTGGCGCCCGGCTTCGTCCCGACCGAAGCCCACCACAAGACGCTGGCGGTCGGCGCAGAGAAGGCCGGGGCGCTCCACTACCAGCGCACGAAGGCGGTGCTGGCGGAGGGCGGCGCGTCGCTGGCGACGGTCGTCCAGTGCGTCGGGCTGCTGCTGTCGGCCAGGATGCGCGGGCTGACTGGCAAGACGATCAGCGCCAACTTCGACCCCTGGCGCACCCAGGCGTTTGCCGAGCGGCTGGCCGACATCACCCGGTCGGATCTCTGGACGATGCGCCGCGTGAACATCGTCAACCTGCCGGAAGGCTCGCTGCGGACCGCCCTCAGCGAGGCCTGGGCCAACTTCGGGGCGCGCCGATGAGCGGGCGGCTGGGGACCAGTATCAAGATCGGCCTCGGCTTCGTGGTCAGCGCCATCTGCCTCTGGCTTGCCATCCGCAACGCCCCGATCTCCGAGCTGTCGGCGGCGGCGACGCAGGTCAACTGGGCCTGGGTTGCCGTGGCCGGCCTGACCGTCGCCATCTCGCTGTGGGCGCGCGGCTGTCGCTGGAAGGTGCTGTTGGGCGGGCGCGGCACCAGCATGGAGTACTTCTGGGCACAGTCTATCGGCAGCCTGCTGACGAACGTCTTCCCACTGCGGGCCGGCGAGGCCGGCCGCGTGGTGATCGTCAGCCGGCAGGTGGGCATCCCGCTGGTGCAGGTCGGGGCCAGCCTCGTGCTGGAGCGGGCGGTAGACCTCGCCGTCATCCTGACGCTGATGACCGTGCTGCTGCTGGTCATGGATGTGCCCTGGCAGGTTACTGCGACCGGCCTCGCGCTGGGCGCGGCGATGGCCGTGGCCTGGATCGGCGTGGTCGTCCTGCTGATCTTCGGCGGCCGCCTGACCGGGCTGGTCGAGTCGATTGCAGATCGCCTGCCCGGCCGCTTCCAGCAGCTGGCGTTGGACTCATGGAGCCACCTGCTCGTCGCGCTCGACCCCCTGCGCGATGTTCGGGTCGTCGGACAGATCGTGCTCTGGTCGGTGCTGATCTGGGCGATGGGCGTCGGCGGATTCTGGGCGGCCATCGAGGCGGTCGTGCCCGGCGCAGGCCCGATCGAGCCGGCCTTCGCCCTGGTGGCCGTGGCGCTGGGCGTGGCCCTGCCCTCCAGCCCCGGGTTCATCGGCGTCTTCCACTTGATCGGGCAGCAGGCCCTCGCCGCGCCGTTCCCCGAGCGCTACAACGACACGCAGGCCGTCCTCATCGCCATCCTGAATCACGCGGCCTACTACCTGACCTCGACGCTCCTGGGGGTGATCGGGCTGGCCCGGCTCGGCATCTCACTTGGCGCCGTGCGACATGCAGCCCCGACGGCCGAAGCCGAGGCAGCCCCGACCCGACCGTAGTTCGTCGCGGAGCGGCCGCCGGTTGCATCAGGACTGTCGTCGGCCGCGTCCGGTACGAATGGCCGACGCGCGGGCGATCCCGTATCGCCTGGGCTGCCCGTTTCTCCCCGTATCGTGACGACTCCGGTCGTCGGTCAGGGATGCGTGGCGAGCGCGACGCTCGCCACGACGTGAGTGCGGGAGATGCGCCGTGCGTCGGACGGTCCTGGTCACTGGCTGCTCGCGTGGGATTGGCCTTGCCGTCGCCCAGACCCTGCTCGAAGAGGGGGCGCGCGTGATTGGCGCGGCCCGCTCCGCGCCGGATCTGACGCATGAGCGCTTCACCTTCGTTCCCACGGACGTTGCCGACCTCGCCAGCGTCGAGGCCCTGAGCGACACGGTCAGCGCCGCCCTTGGCGACGCGGCCCTCGACGGCATCGTGCACTGCGCTGTCGTCCAGAACCCGATTGGCCCATTGGAAGACACTGACCCCCTGGCCTGGGCCGAGGCGATTCAGATCGGGCTGGTCGGCGCGTACCACGTCGTTCGCCTGCTCCTGCCGTTCGTGCATCGGTCAGCGGATGGCCGCATTCTCCTGTTCGCCGGCGGCGGCGCGTTCGGTCCGCGCGTCCGCTTCAGCGCGTACGCTTGCGCCAAGGCCGGCGTGGTACGGCTGGCTGAAACGCTGGCCGAGGAGCTGGCGGGCTCCACGGTCACCATCAACTGCGTGGCGCCGGGCTTCGTGCCGACGCCGATCCACGACCAGACACTGGAGGCCGGTCCCGAGCGCGCCGGCCCAGAGTACGAGCGTGTCATCCGCGACGTGGCCCACGACGACGGCTCGCGGCTGGCGCAGGTGGTCGCCTGCGTCCACCACCTGCTCTCGCCGTCCGCCCGTGGTCTGTCTGGCAAGACGGTTGCCGCCCAGTACGACGATTGGGAGCACCTGACCCCGTTCACGGTGCCCGGCGTCATGGCGACTGACCTCTGGTCGGCCCGCCGTGTCAATCAGGTGCCGCTCGACGCCGCCCCGACCATGCCCGTCGACCTCCCGTTGCGGACCTCCTGCTCCCGCCCGTCATCCGGCCAGCGCCGCGCGCCACGCGATGGACGCCTGCGCCGGTTCCGGGCATCCACCAACCACGGCTAGCGCGGGGCGATACGCCTGACCGACGATCCTGAGCGAATTCCGTACGTAGCGATGGAGCGAGGTTTGTGGCCGTCTCCACGCCAGTCAGGTGGCGAGGACGCCGGGGGCTACGGCGGTCGGCAGCCCCGGTGAGCTTGCACATCGAGGTGCGGCGGACGCGTGCGAGCGTGCATACTTGCGCTGGCCGAGACGCACATGTTGTACGGAACGTCGCGCGAAGATCGTCCGAGTTCGCCAGACGAGCGAGCCGCTGCAAGGTCGCTGCGTCGGAGGTCCATGCTCGCAGACCTTGGCGTCTTCGTCGTCACCGGCAGCGTACTCCTGACGCCGATCACCGCCCTCTGGCTCCTGGGACTGTCCCAGGTCGGCATGACCGAAGAGAGCACCGGCTACCGCTACTTCCACAGTCTGCGG
This genomic stretch from Chloroflexota bacterium harbors:
- a CDS encoding flippase-like domain-containing protein codes for the protein MSGRLGTSIKIGLGFVVSAICLWLAIRNAPISELSAAATQVNWAWVAVAGLTVAISLWARGCRWKVLLGGRGTSMEYFWAQSIGSLLTNVFPLRAGEAGRVVIVSRQVGIPLVQVGASLVLERAVDLAVILTLMTVLLLVMDVPWQVTATGLALGAAMAVAWIGVVVLLIFGGRLTGLVESIADRLPGRFQQLALDSWSHLLVALDPLRDVRVVGQIVLWSVLIWAMGVGGFWAAIEAVVPGAGPIEPAFALVAVALGVALPSSPGFIGVFHLIGQQALAAPFPERYNDTQAVLIAILNHAAYYLTSTLLGVIGLARLGISLGAVRHAAPTAEAEAAPTRP
- a CDS encoding SDR family oxidoreductase, whose product is MRRTVLVTGCSRGIGLAVAQTLLEEGARVIGAARSAPDLTHERFTFVPTDVADLASVEALSDTVSAALGDAALDGIVHCAVVQNPIGPLEDTDPLAWAEAIQIGLVGAYHVVRLLLPFVHRSADGRILLFAGGGAFGPRVRFSAYACAKAGVVRLAETLAEELAGSTVTINCVAPGFVPTPIHDQTLEAGPERAGPEYERVIRDVAHDDGSRLAQVVACVHHLLSPSARGLSGKTVAAQYDDWEHLTPFTVPGVMATDLWSARRVNQVPLDAAPTMPVDLPLRTSCSRPSSGQRRAPRDGRLRRFRASTNHG